The Alkalihalobacillus sp. TS-13 genome includes a window with the following:
- a CDS encoding ornithine cyclodeaminase family protein: MDSNVDLLFLSQSDVEKCGGNNINFIIDIIEEVISLHDKKDYVLPTKSSLRWGGIDAETTSGRINSMPGFIGGRFQSSGIKWISSAPNNPFKYNLPRAAGLIILNNPDTLLPEVVMDGTLISAMRTGAVSGVVTKHLAKKESSILGLVGAGVQNRTQLMAIKAACQTIKTVKVADLNIDRAKDFCEDMKIAMKNVTFEIVDSAELAVRGSDIFVTATVTEKPIVQKEWVDKGSLHIHVGSHECEFDVIEQADKIVVDDWVELKHRGVETISIMYKEGKFDPSNIYAELGTIVNGKKLGRENDDERIYFNSVGMGIEDVAVAKCIYDISKEKQLGQNLNLWSSPSFV; encoded by the coding sequence ATGGATAGTAATGTAGATTTATTATTTTTGTCACAATCAGATGTAGAAAAATGCGGAGGAAATAATATTAACTTTATTATTGATATTATTGAAGAAGTTATTTCTCTTCACGACAAGAAGGATTATGTATTACCTACAAAATCATCTCTTCGTTGGGGAGGGATAGATGCCGAAACTACGAGTGGCAGAATTAATTCAATGCCTGGATTTATAGGGGGAAGATTTCAATCATCTGGAATTAAATGGATTTCTAGTGCGCCTAATAATCCTTTCAAATATAATTTACCCCGCGCAGCAGGTTTAATAATACTAAATAACCCAGATACTCTATTACCTGAGGTGGTTATGGATGGTACGTTGATTAGTGCCATGAGAACCGGGGCTGTTTCTGGGGTAGTAACTAAACACTTAGCTAAGAAGGAGTCCTCGATACTTGGATTAGTTGGCGCTGGTGTACAGAACCGGACTCAACTTATGGCGATAAAAGCTGCCTGTCAAACTATAAAAACAGTAAAAGTGGCAGATTTGAACATTGATCGTGCAAAAGATTTTTGTGAAGATATGAAGATAGCCATGAAAAATGTCACATTTGAAATTGTAGATTCAGCTGAGTTAGCTGTTCGGGGCTCTGACATTTTTGTTACAGCAACGGTAACAGAAAAACCGATTGTACAAAAGGAGTGGGTGGATAAGGGGTCACTGCATATTCATGTTGGTAGTCACGAATGTGAATTTGATGTTATTGAACAAGCAGATAAGATTGTTGTAGATGACTGGGTAGAATTAAAGCATCGTGGTGTTGAAACCATCTCTATTATGTATAAAGAGGGTAAATTTGACCCTTCTAATATATATGCAGAGTTAGGGACTATCGTTAATGGCAAAAAATTAGGTAGAGAAAATGATGATGAGCGCATTTATTTTAACAGTGTTGGCATGGGGATTGAAGATGTAGCCGTAGCTAAATGTATATATGACATATCTAAAGAAAAACAATTAGGCCAAAATTTAAATCTCTGGAGTTCTCCATCGTTCGTATAA
- a CDS encoding WD40 repeat domain-containing protein: MRKIYYLFILTALLASVSVFYATSAKADESNVKEIGTAINSVSIPGAAYGEGPNGEDWVYAVAGGSPAVFNVVNAETGERVDSFELEGASNSWALTVDPDGNVYVGTYSNGTLFRYTPGEDHIENLGTAIAGESFIWRLSSDDQGRIYGGTFPNAKVFQYDPATDEFRDYGQMSEGQQYARSIDIYKDKAYVGVGTNGPNLVELDIETGKKREIDLPEKFDDQTNVYDMTVVRDKLFARVTGVSTILVFDLKTMEIIDEIENASGLDVSPAGPKNLAFLIIDGELHSYNLQSLELTPTGFDDLFSARGFGWITIGGKDYPGKTLAGITWNGNIRHYNPITGNHRIIAGQIEGQPVDIQSLAQGPNGNIFVGGYFSGGLAEYDYQNDQLTEYKGMGQIEGMTTHNDRLYMGVYTGAGLFSYDPDQTYDYGTNPVEHFELKGQDQDRPFALVSAGDKLAVGTVPDYGKLGGALTIFDPVTEEYEFHRNVVENQSVISLEYKDGLVYGGTSVWGGLGIQPSEEEAKLFVWDVENGQKVSETIPVQGEKAISALTFDDEGYLWGLTSGVLFKYEPESGEVLAEKELYSLDWDQVGHLWRGGFLTYDEDGNLYGQTHGELFKVDPDTLEHETLVDDALLFAEDGEGNFYFARDHKLYKYER; the protein is encoded by the coding sequence TTGAGAAAAATCTATTATTTGTTCATATTGACCGCTTTGCTTGCAAGTGTCTCTGTATTTTATGCAACATCCGCCAAAGCAGATGAAAGCAATGTGAAGGAAATCGGAACAGCGATAAATAGTGTATCCATACCTGGCGCCGCATACGGAGAAGGACCTAACGGTGAAGACTGGGTTTATGCAGTAGCAGGAGGATCGCCAGCAGTATTTAATGTCGTGAATGCTGAAACAGGCGAACGTGTTGACAGCTTTGAATTAGAAGGTGCCAGCAATTCATGGGCGTTAACGGTGGACCCTGATGGGAATGTATATGTTGGTACGTATTCAAATGGTACGTTGTTCCGCTACACACCTGGGGAGGACCATATAGAAAACCTTGGAACCGCAATCGCTGGAGAATCGTTTATTTGGCGGCTGAGCTCCGATGACCAGGGGCGGATCTACGGCGGGACCTTCCCTAACGCCAAAGTTTTTCAATACGATCCGGCAACAGACGAGTTCCGTGACTATGGTCAAATGTCAGAAGGCCAGCAATATGCGAGAAGCATCGATATTTACAAAGACAAAGCTTATGTAGGTGTAGGAACTAATGGACCCAATCTCGTAGAATTAGACATTGAAACAGGCAAAAAAAGAGAAATAGATCTCCCAGAAAAATTTGATGACCAGACAAATGTGTATGATATGACGGTGGTCCGTGATAAGTTATTTGCACGAGTCACTGGAGTAAGTACCATCCTTGTATTTGATTTGAAAACAATGGAAATCATCGACGAAATAGAAAACGCGAGTGGACTCGATGTCTCACCTGCAGGACCCAAAAACCTTGCGTTCCTAATTATAGACGGCGAGCTCCATTCTTATAATTTACAATCATTAGAACTAACACCAACTGGGTTTGATGACTTATTTTCAGCTCGTGGATTCGGTTGGATAACTATTGGAGGCAAGGATTATCCAGGTAAAACTCTGGCAGGCATTACGTGGAATGGAAACATACGCCATTACAATCCTATCACTGGAAACCATAGGATAATAGCAGGGCAAATCGAGGGGCAGCCAGTAGATATCCAATCACTTGCACAAGGCCCAAATGGTAACATTTTTGTCGGAGGCTATTTTTCTGGCGGGCTAGCTGAATATGATTATCAGAACGATCAACTTACAGAATATAAAGGAATGGGCCAAATCGAAGGAATGACCACGCATAATGACCGCTTGTATATGGGGGTTTATACAGGTGCTGGCCTCTTTTCCTATGACCCGGACCAAACCTATGATTATGGTACAAACCCTGTTGAACATTTTGAGTTGAAAGGTCAAGATCAGGATCGACCTTTTGCACTTGTGTCAGCAGGTGATAAGCTTGCGGTAGGTACCGTTCCTGATTATGGGAAGTTAGGTGGGGCTTTGACCATTTTTGATCCAGTGACAGAGGAATACGAGTTCCATAGAAATGTAGTAGAAAACCAAAGCGTTATCTCCCTAGAATATAAGGACGGACTTGTGTACGGCGGGACCTCTGTATGGGGTGGATTAGGAATTCAGCCATCTGAGGAAGAAGCCAAATTATTCGTCTGGGATGTAGAAAACGGGCAAAAGGTTTCTGAAACTATCCCAGTCCAAGGCGAAAAAGCAATTTCCGCTCTAACCTTTGATGATGAAGGATATTTATGGGGACTGACTTCCGGCGTATTGTTTAAATACGAGCCAGAAAGTGGAGAAGTATTAGCAGAAAAAGAACTATATTCACTTGATTGGGATCAAGTCGGTCACTTATGGCGTGGCGGCTTCTTGACTTATGATGAAGATGGCAACTTATATGGACAAACCCACGGGGAACTGTTTAAAGTGGATCCAGACACATTAGAACACGAAACTCTTGTAGACGATGCATTATTATTTGCGGAAGATGGTGAAGGAAACTTTTATTTCGCACGAGACCATAAGCTTTATAAATACGAGCGATGA
- a CDS encoding carbohydrate binding domain-containing protein: MYNKSLLVTSWSIFLCLLLVIPMFSVPTASHAEPTPDSLPEYTSPIEITQPLNSAPTIYDGAAGVEDGHDVLYTTSKSVPAMFSVVDLETKEVLRILPMEGAQDSWHHEVAPDGTVYVTGGRYLWGYSPETKEINQLARIPDKSLWALTVDENSNAYIGTYSDGSVFKYHKETGELQDYGRMIGESSQEYVRSIGYHEGFIYAGTAHDQIVKLNLETGEKVDIAAELDDTGTVYDLNIVDDRYLFARYKDSKIMYVYDLQEETWLDVELTNVSGLHVTDSLEGNVYFIADNKLKYLNLESLEVTETTMEYGSGFRGSDWVEIEGNDQLPGKSLVTVTFNGSIVFFNIETEEVVTYSSIVPPTPNVTNEIFSYSEDKMYITGMTGATAALYNPQTGESESFNIGQGDSVHSFNNKVYFGVYPAGSIEMIDPETNPAGPATDLFVVGEEQQRIHTLTDGDGKLFAGSIPTYGNLGGALTVYDGDTHKVFRHVVEDQSVNGLAYTDGKLYGSTTINGGLGSTPTADEAKLFVWDPETEQKTKEVSLNIDGLDKPEHIGDLKVGKNDDYIWGGSTGYIFALDPETLEVVKSVEVNPNPNMSAWDNVHLEWSEAGLLYVNTGGNLYVIHPETLEFKYITRTVSFDIGEDGDIYFSPYNNRTVLSKIEVIDYDYTWEPLEVGNSSFESGFEQWTSMFDTGDEYTYEVTSEAAYTGDQSLKVYDQVRNNTVAVYSDPIPVEPGKEYLSEVMMNLISGTPSLLVRIYDEDGNQVQSEAFQVKSGHGEWQKVQQKILAPADGAYARVFALSTNYSLTDGYFDDFALYERVKTSEQLQEINLQVDTTELTRGETTGYSVTGTLRNGEDVELDDVNIISSDEDVIYESDGKLIAASPGTATIKATVEENGETLESETVELQVDVTLGSLERYVTESYEDNQIPHHIYKQTSNQLKQAIHHLENERPEQSAHHLEVMQHHLTKWTPEDELVKQNLLTDLDFYLSK, encoded by the coding sequence ATGTATAATAAAAGTTTACTGGTGACAAGTTGGAGTATTTTTCTATGTCTGTTATTAGTCATTCCTATGTTCTCTGTGCCCACAGCCTCTCATGCCGAGCCAACACCTGATTCGCTTCCAGAATATACTTCTCCTATTGAAATAACTCAACCTTTAAACAGTGCACCTACCATTTATGATGGCGCAGCAGGAGTAGAGGACGGACATGATGTCCTATATACAACCTCTAAAAGTGTGCCTGCTATGTTCAGTGTGGTCGACTTAGAAACAAAAGAAGTTTTAAGGATCTTACCGATGGAAGGAGCCCAGGATTCTTGGCATCATGAAGTGGCTCCCGATGGTACCGTTTATGTCACTGGAGGTAGGTATCTTTGGGGATATTCACCTGAAACTAAGGAAATCAATCAATTAGCTCGAATTCCAGACAAATCACTATGGGCGTTGACTGTTGACGAAAATAGCAATGCTTATATCGGCACTTATTCCGACGGAAGTGTCTTCAAATACCATAAGGAAACGGGAGAGCTACAAGATTACGGAAGAATGATTGGAGAGTCAAGTCAAGAATATGTCCGGTCTATCGGCTATCATGAAGGTTTTATTTACGCCGGTACAGCCCATGACCAAATTGTGAAACTTAATCTAGAAACAGGAGAAAAGGTCGATATTGCAGCTGAACTTGATGACACCGGGACAGTATATGACCTGAATATCGTTGACGACCGCTATCTTTTTGCTCGATACAAGGATTCAAAAATCATGTACGTTTATGACCTGCAGGAAGAGACCTGGCTAGATGTCGAACTCACCAATGTGTCTGGTCTTCATGTCACTGACTCATTGGAAGGGAATGTCTACTTCATAGCCGACAATAAATTAAAGTATCTCAATTTGGAGTCTTTGGAAGTTACAGAGACAACCATGGAATATGGCAGTGGGTTCCGCGGGTCCGATTGGGTAGAAATTGAAGGAAATGATCAGCTTCCAGGAAAAAGTCTGGTTACCGTTACATTCAACGGCAGTATCGTCTTTTTCAACATAGAAACAGAAGAAGTCGTAACCTACTCTTCTATCGTTCCACCTACGCCAAATGTGACAAACGAAATTTTCAGTTATTCTGAAGATAAAATGTATATCACAGGTATGACAGGAGCAACAGCCGCCCTGTACAACCCACAAACAGGCGAAAGTGAATCTTTCAACATCGGTCAAGGGGATTCTGTCCATTCGTTTAATAACAAAGTCTATTTCGGAGTTTATCCAGCCGGCAGCATTGAAATGATTGATCCAGAAACCAATCCGGCAGGACCAGCAACCGACCTATTTGTAGTCGGAGAGGAACAGCAACGTATTCACACCCTGACAGATGGAGATGGAAAGCTATTTGCAGGAAGTATACCGACATACGGAAACCTTGGCGGTGCTCTTACCGTTTATGATGGCGATACTCACAAAGTTTTTCGTCATGTTGTAGAAGACCAAAGCGTTAACGGTCTTGCCTACACCGATGGCAAACTATATGGATCGACGACCATCAATGGCGGATTAGGAAGCACGCCGACAGCAGATGAAGCGAAATTATTCGTTTGGGATCCGGAAACGGAACAAAAAACGAAAGAAGTATCCTTGAACATCGATGGTCTGGACAAGCCAGAACATATCGGAGATTTAAAAGTCGGTAAGAATGATGACTATATTTGGGGCGGCTCTACTGGATATATCTTCGCCCTTGATCCAGAGACTCTCGAAGTCGTAAAAAGTGTCGAAGTGAACCCGAATCCAAACATGAGTGCGTGGGATAACGTTCACCTCGAGTGGTCAGAAGCCGGCCTTCTTTACGTGAATACTGGTGGTAACTTATATGTCATCCACCCAGAAACACTAGAATTTAAATATATCACCAGGACAGTATCCTTTGATATTGGAGAAGATGGAGACATTTATTTCTCCCCATACAACAACCGTACTGTTTTATCAAAAATCGAAGTAATCGATTATGATTATACGTGGGAACCATTGGAAGTAGGAAATTCTAGTTTTGAATCAGGTTTTGAGCAATGGACCTCCATGTTCGACACAGGTGATGAATATACGTACGAAGTGACCTCAGAGGCAGCTTATACAGGGGATCAGAGTCTGAAAGTATACGATCAGGTAAGAAACAATACCGTCGCTGTCTATAGTGACCCTATTCCAGTCGAACCTGGCAAGGAATATTTAAGTGAAGTGATGATGAACCTGATCTCAGGTACCCCAAGTCTATTAGTAAGAATTTACGATGAAGATGGCAACCAAGTACAGAGTGAAGCCTTTCAAGTCAAATCTGGACATGGTGAATGGCAGAAGGTCCAACAAAAAATCCTTGCTCCAGCTGATGGTGCCTATGCCCGTGTGTTCGCCTTAAGCACCAATTATTCATTAACTGATGGCTACTTTGACGATTTCGCACTCTATGAAAGAGTCAAAACCTCAGAACAATTACAAGAAATCAATTTGCAGGTTGACACAACAGAACTGACACGAGGGGAAACTACCGGCTACTCTGTAACAGGGACGCTTAGAAATGGTGAAGATGTTGAACTAGATGATGTCAATATCATTTCATCTGATGAAGATGTTATTTATGAATCAGATGGAAAACTCATAGCCGCCAGTCCTGGCACAGCAACTATAAAAGCAACCGTAGAAGAGAATGGAGAAACACTGGAATCAGAAACAGTTGAGCTTCAAGTAGACGTCACGCTTGGTTCTCTTGAAAGATATGTGACGGAAAGCTATGAGGACAACCAAATACCGCACCACATATACAAACAAACTTCCAATCAATTGAAACAGGCAATCCACCATTTAGAAAATGAACGACCGGAACAATCCGCTCATCACCTGGAAGTGATGCAGCATCACCTGACCAAATGGACACCTGAAGACGAACTAGTCAAACAAAACTTGTTAACTGACTTAGATTTCTACCTTTCCAAGTAG
- a CDS encoding sodium/glutamate symporter, whose protein sequence is MFPDSPIGAESLNSLLFYLSVLGLILLVGTFIRLKVHFFKKYFIPASLIAGVIGILVGPYGLNVLPNEMVATWGSLAGVLINFVFAPMLIGMTLNNSKESSKYALPQVLYSYIGSTLQIAIPLIIVGLLIIPLWNVNELFGTVIEIGWAGGHGTAGGMTEVFNDLGWENGSSVALTSATLGLLIGIIGGMIVINIGVKKGYTTNIKNQSQLKSIQQTDTFNKTANSYSSVNPNVIESFGFHIAIILVAILIGWVFQILLSPIVTGLPLFPLAMIGGLVVNVVLSKTKYFDLIDKNTLQRIQGFSLEFLIVSAVATIKVPIVLEYAIPLIIITLASLITLMWYFFYLGPKMFEKDWFEHSIVNLGTMAGVTAVGLMLLRTVDPDMKTSAGTAYALRAPFFSPFLGGGLITALVPTLIVTYNSLVVGIAFLIISLVIIAVAYMFGIFKFSNHKPQIHAQSKKRHTS, encoded by the coding sequence ATGTTTCCTGATAGTCCGATTGGTGCCGAATCGCTTAACTCTCTTTTGTTTTATCTAAGTGTACTGGGTTTGATACTACTGGTAGGAACTTTTATTCGTTTAAAGGTACATTTTTTTAAGAAGTACTTTATACCAGCCTCTTTAATAGCAGGGGTTATTGGAATTTTAGTTGGTCCATATGGTTTGAATGTTTTACCAAATGAGATGGTGGCAACCTGGGGAAGCCTAGCGGGTGTATTAATTAATTTTGTATTTGCCCCTATGTTAATAGGAATGACCCTAAACAATTCCAAGGAATCTAGCAAGTATGCATTACCACAAGTTTTATATAGTTATATTGGAAGCACTTTGCAAATAGCTATTCCATTGATAATTGTTGGGTTATTAATAATACCTCTCTGGAATGTAAATGAATTATTCGGAACTGTAATAGAAATCGGTTGGGCAGGTGGACATGGAACAGCAGGTGGTATGACAGAAGTATTCAATGATCTAGGATGGGAAAATGGCTCTTCTGTTGCACTAACTTCTGCTACCCTTGGTCTACTGATCGGCATTATCGGTGGAATGATCGTTATAAATATCGGAGTTAAAAAAGGTTATACAACTAACATAAAAAATCAATCTCAATTAAAATCTATTCAACAGACAGATACTTTTAATAAAACTGCAAATTCTTATTCATCTGTAAATCCAAATGTTATTGAAAGTTTTGGATTCCATATAGCGATTATATTAGTAGCAATCTTAATAGGCTGGGTTTTCCAAATTTTATTATCCCCCATTGTTACAGGACTCCCTTTATTTCCTTTAGCAATGATTGGAGGACTAGTTGTTAATGTGGTTTTATCCAAGACTAAGTATTTTGATTTGATAGACAAAAACACACTGCAGCGTATACAAGGCTTCTCACTCGAGTTTCTCATAGTAAGTGCTGTAGCAACTATTAAAGTGCCTATTGTGTTAGAGTATGCTATTCCACTCATCATTATTACACTAGCAAGTTTAATTACACTGATGTGGTACTTCTTTTATCTTGGACCCAAAATGTTTGAGAAGGATTGGTTTGAGCATTCCATTGTTAATTTAGGGACAATGGCAGGAGTTACAGCTGTAGGGTTAATGTTACTTCGTACAGTTGACCCTGATATGAAAACTAGTGCAGGTACTGCCTATGCTTTAAGAGCCCCGTTTTTTAGTCCTTTTCTTGGAGGGGGACTGATTACAGCGCTAGTCCCTACATTAATTGTAACTTACAACTCCTTAGTAGTTGGAATTGCATTTCTTATAATATCACTTGTTATCATAGCTGTTGCATACATGTTCGGAATTTTTAAATTTAGCAATCACAAACCCCAAATACATGCACAAAGTAAGAAGCGTCATACTTCGTAA
- a CDS encoding glycoside hydrolase family 97 catalytic domain-containing protein — protein sequence MIRKSITLFVMLSILLSFSATMVWADGSSASVSSPNGKIDLTFNLNENGEPQYQLSHEKVQLVRPSSMGFQFKDQDPLNSNFEIVDTSTETFNESWEPVWGEKDTIKNHYNQLTVYLQEKESPHRKMNLVFRAYDDGIGFRYTLPKQKNLDENLQITSEDTEYKFSSNNTSWWIPNDWDSYEYNYKQTPLSEVKEVSTPFTMKTPKGIHMTVHEAELVDYSGMALQAVEGEKNTFKSILAPWPDSDVKVKKDTLPVETPWRTIEIGEDAGDLVESDMILNLNEPSKIEDTSWIEPMKYVGVWWEMISGKSTWASGEKHGATTENAKRYIDFANQYLDTENQNIGLLVEGWNIGWDGNWIENGDQFSFTEPYPDYDLEEVVQYSKDRNVSYIMHNETSGDILNYEEQMDEAYRLYQQLGIHAIKSGYVADNGIHNPEGQKHHGQYMVNHYNQAVKKAAEHQIMINTHEPIKSTGLERTYPNWMSREGVMGMEYAAFGDQNNPPEHDTILPFTRMMAGPIDFTPGIFDVEISHADTRVHTTRAKQLAMYVTISSGTQMVADLTDNYKDEEGKILPEFKFIKDVPVTWDDIMVPNAEIGDYATIVRRSGEEFYIGSITDEQARDLDVDLDFLDKGKKYVAEIYSDAHDADLEENPEAVSIQKVIVDRDDTLIASMATGGGQAVRMYPASKEERKELPKYKAPKLELSYQHVPEVIQSNDEFQVTVEAENKSEVVTGKTVQLMVNDEQVAEEKIRIAPHSTKEVTLSYNKLFEPGKYKVQVDGLGVNQVEVNEKEPTFEYSELSVTADGERIMAEATVTNYGTTAGTTTVPFVVNGVEVETKDVEVPAQAGGGTQKVTFTYDTNGKADAYKVSIGNLVPEPIAMPLINLAGSWLFQKGDNETWKSPEFDDSRWQEVTLPSSWEDHSNYFEDDTYGWYRKAIHIPEEWKGYSLKVKLGKIDDVDQTFMNGQMIGESGTFPTGEGEQGMTSAWDWEREYTIPAEVIRYGEENVLSIRVFDAKYGGGLYDGPLTPIELIKEDEDNEE from the coding sequence ATGATTAGAAAAAGTATAACCCTTTTTGTCATGCTGAGCATCCTGCTTTCTTTTTCAGCCACTATGGTGTGGGCTGATGGTTCATCTGCTTCTGTAAGCTCGCCAAATGGGAAAATCGATTTAACCTTCAACCTTAATGAAAACGGGGAACCCCAATACCAGCTCTCTCATGAGAAGGTGCAATTGGTTAGGCCTTCTTCAATGGGTTTTCAGTTTAAAGACCAAGATCCATTGAACAGTAATTTTGAAATTGTGGATACATCGACGGAAACGTTTAATGAAAGCTGGGAGCCTGTGTGGGGAGAAAAGGATACCATCAAGAACCACTACAATCAGTTAACCGTGTATCTCCAGGAAAAAGAGTCCCCACACAGAAAAATGAATCTCGTCTTCCGAGCTTATGACGATGGAATAGGTTTTCGCTATACGCTGCCAAAACAAAAGAACTTAGATGAGAACCTGCAAATTACTTCGGAGGATACGGAATATAAATTTTCCAGCAATAACACGTCCTGGTGGATCCCGAATGACTGGGACAGTTACGAATACAATTACAAGCAAACACCGTTAAGTGAGGTTAAGGAAGTCAGCACCCCATTTACAATGAAAACACCAAAAGGGATTCACATGACGGTACATGAAGCGGAGCTCGTCGACTACTCAGGGATGGCTTTGCAGGCGGTAGAAGGGGAAAAGAATACATTCAAAAGTATTCTTGCTCCATGGCCGGACAGCGATGTGAAAGTGAAAAAGGATACCCTTCCTGTTGAAACTCCGTGGAGAACGATTGAAATCGGTGAGGATGCTGGGGATCTAGTGGAATCGGACATGATTTTGAACCTAAATGAACCTAGTAAAATCGAGGATACCTCATGGATAGAACCCATGAAATATGTGGGTGTTTGGTGGGAAATGATCAGTGGAAAATCAACCTGGGCATCCGGAGAAAAGCATGGAGCAACAACGGAAAATGCCAAACGCTATATCGACTTTGCGAATCAATACTTAGACACTGAAAATCAAAATATCGGTCTGCTAGTGGAAGGTTGGAATATCGGCTGGGATGGAAATTGGATAGAAAATGGGGATCAATTTAGTTTTACGGAACCTTACCCTGATTATGACTTAGAAGAAGTAGTTCAATATTCCAAAGATCGTAACGTTTCCTATATTATGCATAATGAAACATCTGGAGATATCCTCAATTATGAGGAGCAAATGGATGAAGCATACCGTTTATATCAACAACTGGGGATTCATGCGATTAAGAGTGGGTACGTTGCTGACAACGGTATACACAATCCAGAGGGCCAAAAACACCATGGTCAATATATGGTCAATCACTATAATCAAGCAGTCAAGAAAGCAGCTGAACACCAAATCATGATTAATACACACGAACCGATCAAATCGACTGGCCTTGAACGTACTTATCCGAACTGGATGAGCCGTGAAGGGGTAATGGGAATGGAATATGCTGCGTTTGGAGATCAAAATAACCCACCGGAACATGATACGATTTTGCCATTTACACGAATGATGGCTGGGCCGATCGATTTTACACCAGGTATCTTTGATGTAGAAATTTCCCACGCAGATACCAGGGTCCATACGACTCGTGCCAAACAATTAGCTATGTATGTTACGATTTCTTCTGGTACTCAAATGGTTGCGGACTTAACGGACAACTATAAAGATGAAGAGGGGAAGATTTTGCCAGAATTTAAGTTCATTAAAGATGTACCTGTAACGTGGGACGATATTATGGTTCCAAATGCTGAAATTGGCGATTATGCTACGATTGTCCGCCGCAGTGGCGAGGAATTTTATATCGGTAGTATTACGGATGAACAGGCGAGAGACTTGGATGTCGACCTAGACTTTTTGGATAAAGGCAAGAAGTATGTAGCGGAGATTTATTCTGACGCCCATGATGCGGATTTGGAGGAAAATCCTGAAGCGGTTTCCATCCAAAAAGTGATTGTGGACCGCGATGATACACTGATCGCTTCCATGGCAACAGGAGGCGGACAGGCTGTACGAATGTATCCTGCTTCTAAAGAGGAAAGGAAAGAGCTTCCTAAATATAAGGCTCCTAAGCTGGAACTTTCCTATCAACATGTCCCAGAAGTTATCCAATCCAATGATGAATTCCAGGTAACGGTAGAAGCGGAGAATAAAAGCGAAGTCGTGACAGGTAAAACGGTCCAATTGATGGTAAATGATGAGCAAGTAGCTGAAGAAAAGATCAGAATTGCACCTCACAGTACCAAAGAAGTGACTCTTTCTTACAATAAACTATTTGAACCAGGGAAATATAAAGTTCAAGTTGATGGACTAGGTGTTAATCAAGTGGAGGTCAACGAAAAAGAACCAACCTTTGAATATAGCGAACTTTCTGTAACAGCGGATGGGGAAAGAATTATGGCTGAAGCCACAGTGACCAATTATGGTACAACCGCAGGAACCACCACTGTTCCTTTCGTTGTGAACGGCGTCGAAGTGGAAACAAAAGATGTAGAAGTTCCCGCTCAAGCAGGCGGAGGCACTCAGAAAGTGACCTTCACCTATGATACAAATGGGAAAGCAGACGCTTATAAGGTTTCCATAGGGAACTTAGTACCTGAACCTATAGCCATGCCATTAATCAATCTTGCGGGAAGCTGGCTTTTCCAAAAAGGAGATAATGAAACTTGGAAGTCTCCTGAGTTCGATGACAGCAGATGGCAAGAGGTCACCCTTCCAAGCAGTTGGGAAGATCATTCCAATTACTTCGAAGACGACACTTATGGATGGTATCGAAAAGCGATCCATATTCCAGAAGAATGGAAAGGCTATTCGTTAAAAGTGAAGCTTGGAAAAATAGATGATGTCGATCAAACGTTTATGAATGGTCAAATGATCGGCGAGTCTGGCACTTTCCCAACGGGAGAAGGAGAACAAGGAATGACCTCTGCGTGGGATTGGGAGCGCGAATATACGATCCCTGCTGAAGTGATTCGCTACGGAGAAGAAAATGTTCTAAGTATCCGCGTATTTGATGCCAAGTACGGGGGTGGATTATACGATGGACCTCTGACTCCGATTGAGCTAATCAAGGAAGATGAAGATAATGAGGAATAA